The Mycoplasma nasistruthionis genome contains a region encoding:
- a CDS encoding MAG4270 family putative restriction endonuclease produces the protein MDINNYLKVSVPFINKAFKSKIQKSAIVHGIAYFVYDKQLKKFVKSYIQIGIGTQYRLADNDLIKTHHWKTNYETRIQLGLSNELTHSDNYEYRNLLPKEIETINLVLKFKNTTALSQYSYFTGSNPSGSEKTPQSSPMIIYSSDSAYEKYEFWNFYNSFKHETYKLKTNKATKIQWLEALEKIQEISLIDFIDKEYSLSFNEDFRNRNSQEFIPKNKSKYKTWIKDLTDNLINAMKAQRLKNWEYEAFKEKLRNKYVQNVENAIKDGLILKEQTTTDFPLPEKAHIISFSSLVKLNENNEIDPENIEAAISPYNVLLIDPNIHTLFDKNWITFNPKTLKIEKSSSRDKSDWHNFIIDTENPYFTNLAREQKQFLEKNYQHWLIHGKNQ, from the coding sequence ATGGACATTAATAATTATTTAAAAGTGTCAGTTCCTTTTATTAACAAAGCTTTTAAATCCAAAATACAAAAATCAGCAATTGTGCATGGTATTGCTTATTTTGTGTATGATAAACAACTGAAGAAATTTGTTAAAAGTTATATTCAAATTGGCATTGGTACTCAATACAGACTTGCTGATAATGATTTAATTAAAACACATCATTGAAAAACAAATTACGAAACTAGAATCCAACTAGGATTAAGTAATGAATTAACTCATTCAGATAATTACGAATACAGAAATTTATTACCAAAAGAAATTGAGACTATCAACTTAGTCTTAAAATTTAAAAACACAACAGCTTTATCACAATATTCATACTTCACCGGTTCTAATCCATCTGGTTCAGAGAAAACGCCACAATCTAGTCCTATGATTATTTATTCTTCTGATTCGGCATATGAAAAGTATGAGTTTTGAAACTTTTATAACAGTTTCAAACATGAAACTTATAAATTAAAAACAAATAAAGCAACAAAAATTCAGTGATTAGAAGCATTAGAAAAAATACAAGAAATAAGCTTAATTGACTTTATTGATAAAGAATATAGTTTAAGTTTTAATGAGGATTTTAGAAATAGAAATAGTCAAGAATTTATTCCTAAAAATAAATCAAAATACAAAACTTGAATTAAGGATCTGACTGATAATTTAATAAATGCAATGAAAGCTCAAAGATTAAAGAATTGAGAATACGAAGCTTTTAAAGAAAAACTTAGAAATAAATATGTCCAAAACGTTGAAAACGCAATTAAGGACGGATTAATTTTAAAAGAGCAAACCACAACTGACTTTCCCTTACCTGAAAAAGCACATATTATAAGTTTTTCTTCTTTGGTTAAACTTAATGAAAATAATGAAATTGATCCAGAAAATATTGAAGCAGCTATTTCACCATATAATGTTTTGTTAATTGATCCAAATATTCATACTTTATTTGATAAAAATTGAATAACATTTAATCCGAAAACATTAAAAATTGAAAAATCAAGTAGTAGAGATAAGTCTGATTGGCACAATTTTATAATAGATACTGAAAATCCTTATTTTACTAACTTAGCTAGAGAGCAAAAGCAATTCTTAGAAAAGAATTATCAACACTGATTAATACATGGTAAAAATCAGTAA
- the dcm gene encoding DNA (cytosine-5-)-methyltransferase — translation MKTIKIFELFAGIGTQFQALKNIAKRKNWQPLSVGYIEWYTDAIVAWELVHNNHKDIKLSDFKVDENITISFDSKKPALRPENSKKLINSQYATLLSESRDKHNNLFDISKVKGTSIPKNIDIFTYSFPCQDLSHQGKQKGMNKDSFTRSGLLWQVDRILEEMTWSYLPSEMPKFLLMENVFAIKNAKHNMLYQTWKNRLAEMNYSSYEYVLDSKFFNSPQSRKRVFLLSVHNSHKENVNFEFTDIVANHSQISKVKLKDIMDYSNPTRIEKDFSSYSYPDFKQTNGIIKSHLRDYTNFNSENAIFSDQGIGPTLTASGALSRLKIVNSNNEIFIMNAQEAFRYMGFTKAQFDKVNKWQILSEAKLTFIMGNAIVIPVLEAIFETLEF, via the coding sequence ATGAAAACAATTAAGATTTTTGAACTATTTGCCGGAATAGGAACTCAATTTCAAGCCCTGAAAAACATAGCTAAACGTAAAAATTGACAGCCACTATCTGTTGGTTATATTGAATGATATACAGATGCTATAGTCGCTTGAGAATTGGTTCATAATAATCATAAAGATATTAAGTTATCTGATTTTAAAGTTGATGAAAATATAACAATATCGTTCGATTCTAAAAAACCGGCACTGCGTCCTGAAAATAGTAAAAAGCTAATTAATTCACAATACGCAACTCTACTATCTGAGTCGAGAGATAAACACAATAATTTATTTGATATTTCAAAAGTTAAAGGTACTTCAATTCCTAAAAATATCGATATATTCACATATTCATTCCCTTGCCAAGACTTATCACACCAAGGTAAACAAAAAGGTATGAATAAGGATAGTTTTACTCGTAGCGGGTTGCTATGACAAGTTGACAGAATCTTAGAAGAAATGACTTGAAGTTATCTTCCTTCTGAAATGCCAAAATTTTTATTAATGGAAAATGTCTTTGCAATCAAAAATGCTAAACATAATATGCTATACCAAACTTGAAAAAACAGATTAGCAGAAATGAATTACAGCAGTTATGAATATGTGTTAGATTCTAAATTCTTTAATTCACCACAATCAAGAAAAAGAGTGTTCTTGTTATCAGTTCACAATAGTCATAAAGAAAATGTTAACTTTGAATTTACAGATATAGTTGCAAATCATTCACAAATTAGCAAAGTTAAATTAAAAGATATAATGGATTATTCAAACCCTACAAGAATTGAAAAAGATTTTTCTTCATACAGTTATCCTGACTTTAAACAAACAAACGGAATCATCAAGTCGCATTTAAGAGATTACACTAACTTTAATAGTGAAAATGCAATTTTTTCAGATCAAGGAATTGGACCTACCTTAACTGCTTCAGGTGCTTTGTCTAGATTAAAAATTGTCAATTCAAATAATGAAATTTTTATCATGAATGCACAAGAAGCATTTAGATACATGGGATTTACAAAAGCACAATTTGATAAAGTTAATAAATGACAAATTTTAAGTGAAGCGAAATTAACTTTTATAATGGGTAATGCCATAGTTATTCCTGTTTTAGAAGCAATATTTGAAACCTTGGAGTTTTAA
- a CDS encoding DNA-processing protein DprA: MKNLLLYLVDKYKGDRYLMNKGLGSLDQVTRRGLLEIMNKYKNLNFKSLTVLDENYYTEFFALKSPPLIVFYYGNWNLMEAKNKIYLLNEIDCEQTQKLFNENLSHLVENCTIVTNNFASQSEFIKVLKQHNARIIYIASEGLDTVDLSEYNSENNLIISQYPLKTHPKRHHFKEANILASLIAKQLIIFSSNKITPMNGIINQFIENGKPVNCFPGLSLDDGNNFLVKNGANLITSLEDCI, encoded by the coding sequence ATGAAGAATTTATTATTATATTTAGTTGACAAATATAAAGGCGATAGGTATTTAATGAACAAAGGTTTAGGTTCATTAGATCAAGTTACACGACGAGGATTATTAGAAATAATGAATAAGTACAAAAACTTAAATTTTAAAAGTTTAACAGTGCTTGATGAAAATTACTACACTGAGTTTTTTGCTTTAAAATCACCTCCATTAATTGTGTTTTACTATGGTAATTGAAACTTAATGGAAGCTAAAAATAAAATTTATTTACTTAATGAAATAGACTGTGAGCAAACACAAAAGTTATTTAACGAAAACCTTAGTCACCTAGTTGAAAACTGCACGATAGTAACTAATAATTTCGCATCACAAAGTGAGTTTATAAAAGTTTTAAAACAACATAATGCAAGAATTATTTACATAGCATCTGAAGGTCTAGACACTGTGGATTTAAGTGAGTATAATAGTGAAAATAATTTAATTATTTCGCAGTATCCATTAAAAACACATCCTAAAAGACATCATTTTAAAGAAGCTAATATTTTAGCATCATTAATTGCTAAGCAACTAATAATCTTTTCATCTAATAAAATTACACCGATGAATGGTATTATTAATCAGTTCATTGAAAATGGAAAGCCAGTTAATTGCTTCCCTGGTTTATCGCTTGATGATGGAAACAATTTTCTAGTAAAAAATGGTGCTAATTTAATTACAAGTCTTGAAGATTGCATATAA
- a CDS encoding TIGR00282 family metallophosphoesterase: MTAKNEQFIKLLFIGDIFGEPGILTVEKLLPKLIKQYSIDFTIAQGENITGRKGLNFQDYNRLKKVGINVFTMGNHVYANADIYNFIDTEDVIRPFNVPLELPGFGTRVYKVKDFSLRVTSLMGIAFNELLQPWPNKSPENFFDAFDVIENNMEQTDFHFIDFHGETTSEKNVFGIYVDGKVDAVCGTHTHVQTNDARLLPNNTAYVTDAGMTGPMNSAIGANYDEVYQKMRFEAMSKFKVSPNPTQFNAVVLELHKDKTKNKIDLIKIEDIDYKN, from the coding sequence ATGACAGCAAAAAATGAACAATTTATTAAATTACTATTTATTGGCGATATTTTTGGTGAACCAGGAATACTAACAGTCGAAAAACTCCTACCCAAATTAATTAAACAGTATTCAATTGATTTTACAATTGCGCAAGGAGAAAACATAACAGGTAGAAAAGGGTTAAATTTTCAAGACTACAATAGGTTAAAAAAAGTTGGGATCAATGTATTCACTATGGGAAATCATGTTTATGCGAATGCAGATATTTACAACTTCATAGATACAGAAGATGTCATTCGTCCATTTAATGTACCACTTGAACTGCCCGGTTTTGGTACTAGAGTATATAAAGTTAAAGATTTTAGTTTAAGAGTAACATCTTTAATGGGAATAGCTTTTAATGAACTGCTTCAACCATGACCTAATAAATCACCAGAGAATTTCTTTGATGCATTTGATGTTATTGAAAACAACATGGAACAAACAGATTTTCACTTTATAGATTTCCACGGAGAAACAACAAGTGAGAAAAATGTTTTTGGAATCTATGTTGATGGAAAAGTTGATGCAGTTTGTGGAACCCACACTCATGTACAAACTAATGATGCAAGATTATTACCAAATAATACTGCTTATGTTACTGATGCTGGAATGACTGGGCCTATGAATAGTGCTATTGGTGCTAATTATGACGAAGTTTATCAAAAGATGAGATTTGAAGCTATGTCAAAATTTAAAGTAAGCCCCAATCCAACTCAGTTTAATGCTGTCGTACTAGAATTACATAAAGATAAAACAAAAAACAAAATAGATCTAATTAAGATTGAAGATATAGATTATAAAAATTAA
- the rplU gene encoding 50S ribosomal protein L21: MNAIIETGGKQLLVQEGQTIFIEKIEGEEGSKVSFDKVLLVGDKIGRPYLENAVVTGIIEKQGKAKKIVVYRHNAKSTHKRKLGHRQPYTRVKIESIKG, from the coding sequence ATGAACGCAATCATTGAAACAGGTGGAAAGCAACTTCTAGTTCAAGAAGGTCAAACAATCTTCATCGAAAAAATTGAAGGTGAAGAAGGATCAAAAGTATCATTCGACAAAGTATTATTAGTTGGTGATAAAATTGGTAGACCATACTTAGAAAATGCAGTCGTAACAGGAATCATCGAAAAACAAGGTAAAGCTAAGAAAATCGTAGTTTACCGTCACAATGCAAAATCTACACACAAAAGAAAATTAGGACACCGTCAACCATATACACGTGTTAAAATTGAAAGCATTAAAGGATAA
- the rpmA gene encoding 50S ribosomal protein L27 → MAKTKAGGSTRNGRDSHSKRLGAKLGDGQFATAGSIIYRQRGTKIFPGVNVGRGGDDTLFTKIDGYVKYESRRNRKYASVYPERQK, encoded by the coding sequence ATGGCAAAAACCAAAGCAGGTGGATCTACCCGTAACGGTCGTGATTCACATAGTAAACGTCTAGGTGCTAAATTAGGTGATGGACAATTTGCAACAGCAGGTTCAATCATTTATCGTCAAAGAGGAACAAAAATTTTCCCTGGTGTAAATGTTGGGCGTGGTGGAGATGACACATTATTTACAAAAATCGATGGTTATGTAAAATACGAAAGCAGAAGAAATAGAAAGTATGCTTCAGTATACCCTGAAAGACAAAAATAG
- a CDS encoding YitT family protein: MKPAEFSNDQLNECDQCSKDPLSLCPSHNNFLNQDEIQENLECMKYKMGQYLLNNKKTKLSFKILVQRYWFRVLLIFLAAWVFNFGIHMFLSKSDTIPSGITGVPTLLQYLFPVLSKWFALIYFACNVPLFLMFWRKIKKSFVYLTLLFMLFLQLSNTVLTIQSIHVFLFEKISFIHTDYNHYAIAKEGLRSFKIIEITDSNATLPQGYINVMNVYQSISNSTPIEGFSTLTIEQLTQLIWYHEGKTWAILVYGTLGALLIGVGISLSWRAGGSTGGTDIIAYYFSTKSKRSVSSMLSIVGFITAVMFLVIYGLVKPNINGELFGMRELSTFCYLVVTNLIINILYPKYKKVQLTIVTNEPEKVVAYFKLINYWHSYRFVEFESGYTGNKCKKIETVMLLLESKNIIHDLKIIDPKIWVSVKGVHSIAGNFNTEYVEQ, translated from the coding sequence ATGAAACCCGCGGAATTTTCAAATGATCAATTAAACGAATGTGATCAATGCTCTAAAGACCCTTTAAGCCTATGTCCTAGTCATAATAATTTTCTAAATCAAGATGAAATCCAAGAAAATCTTGAGTGCATGAAATATAAAATGGGTCAATATTTACTTAATAACAAAAAAACCAAACTAAGTTTTAAGATACTAGTTCAACGCTATTGATTTAGAGTTTTACTGATCTTTTTAGCTGCCTGAGTGTTCAACTTTGGTATTCATATGTTTTTAAGTAAATCAGATACTATACCTTCAGGAATTACTGGAGTTCCTACTTTACTACAATATTTATTTCCAGTTCTAAGCAAATGATTCGCCTTAATTTACTTTGCTTGCAATGTTCCTTTATTTTTGATGTTTTGAAGAAAAATAAAGAAAAGTTTTGTCTATTTAACCTTGCTTTTTATGTTGTTTTTACAACTAAGCAACACGGTTTTAACTATTCAATCAATCCATGTTTTTTTATTTGAAAAAATAAGCTTTATTCATACTGATTACAATCATTATGCAATAGCAAAAGAAGGTTTAAGAAGCTTTAAAATTATTGAAATAACAGATTCAAATGCTACCTTACCTCAAGGTTATATTAATGTAATGAATGTTTATCAAAGCATCTCTAATTCAACACCTATCGAAGGCTTTTCAACTTTAACAATTGAGCAACTAACACAGTTAATTTGATACCATGAAGGAAAAACTTGAGCTATATTGGTTTATGGAACTTTAGGTGCTTTATTAATTGGTGTTGGAATTTCACTATCATGACGTGCTGGTGGAAGTACTGGTGGAACTGATATTATTGCTTATTACTTTTCAACCAAATCTAAACGTAGTGTAAGTTCAATGCTTTCAATTGTTGGGTTTATAACTGCGGTAATGTTTTTAGTAATTTATGGCTTAGTTAAACCTAATATCAACGGTGAATTATTTGGAATGCGAGAATTATCTACCTTCTGTTATTTAGTTGTAACCAATTTAATTATTAACATCTTGTATCCTAAATACAAAAAGGTACAATTAACTATTGTTACAAATGAACCTGAAAAAGTAGTTGCTTACTTCAAACTTATTAATTACTGACACAGTTATCGTTTTGTTGAATTTGAATCAGGATATACAGGTAATAAATGCAAAAAAATCGAAACTGTAATGTTACTATTAGAATCTAAAAACATTATTCATGACTTAAAAATAATTGACCCTAAAATATGAGTTTCTGTTAAAGGAGTTCATTCAATAGCAGGTAATTTTAACACAGAATATGTTGAACAATAA
- a CDS encoding signal peptidase II yields MKDKLKTKITQHWQWIKENRKKILISYLILFSVFIAMFTIDQLTKYLLFEHGDVFNANSQGQVNVGGRWVDAKSIYPVNSADWKNYGIIGVRSVWHKGVTFLDTNNIGLIQAISFIIALCVIFIPLFAKEHSYYYSFGLGFLLAGDLGNATDRIAFLGHVKDEFYLPWYDTGTFNFADICIFIGIIYLIIFMVVMAIIEWKKEAVEENEIDKLAEEATNKGDTPDMSYLNKFDEDDK; encoded by the coding sequence ATGAAAGATAAATTAAAAACTAAAATAACACAACATTGACAGTGAATTAAAGAAAACCGTAAAAAAATATTAATCAGCTACTTAATTTTATTTTCAGTGTTTATTGCAATGTTTACAATTGACCAATTAACTAAGTACTTGCTATTTGAACATGGTGACGTTTTTAATGCCAACAGCCAAGGTCAAGTTAACGTTGGTGGCAGATGAGTTGATGCTAAAAGCATTTATCCAGTCAATTCAGCTGACTGAAAAAATTATGGCATAATAGGTGTTAGAAGCGTTTGACATAAAGGTGTTACTTTCCTAGATACTAATAACATAGGATTAATTCAAGCAATTAGTTTTATTATTGCACTTTGTGTTATCTTTATTCCTTTATTTGCTAAAGAACATAGTTATTACTATAGTTTTGGACTGGGTTTTTTACTAGCCGGTGATTTAGGTAATGCAACTGACAGAATTGCTTTTTTAGGGCATGTCAAGGATGAATTTTACTTACCTTGATATGATACTGGAACATTTAACTTTGCTGATATTTGCATCTTTATAGGTATTATTTACCTAATTATTTTCATGGTAGTAATGGCAATAATTGAATGAAAAAAAGAAGCAGTTGAAGAGAATGAAATAGATAAATTAGCAGAAGAAGCAACAAATAAAGGTGATACACCTGACATGTCTTATTTAAATAAATTTGATGAAGACGATAAATAA
- the ileS gene encoding isoleucine--tRNA ligase, with protein sequence MDYKKTLNMPETNFDMKANLTTKEPLFRQMWLDKEVYKNILKLRKHGPKFILHDGPPYANGDLHVGHALNKILKDIVVRYKTMSGFYSPFKAGWDTHGLPIEHRMLTEMQIDKSELDPVILRKKAAEYALSQVKKQKEQFKSLQLLSDLEDIYVTLDKKYETKQLEVFKKMVFDGLVYKGLKPVYWSPTSQSALAEAEVEYQDIKSPAVYVRCKVKDATSNFISSGDYLVIWTTTPWTLIANAGIAYGENIEYSKVLINNEYYIIATELLGNFITKLKSPDYQVVSTFNGSHFGELTYTSPVNLNINPVVPGHHVTSEAGTGLVHIAPLFGEDDFLIGQKFNLNKLMHVADDGTIENSNTQFDGMFYLDSNKAISEFLGSEVVAFEWIKHAYPHDWRTHKPIIFRGTPQWFVSIDKIRQQILNQIENNVNTYPDWAKKRLAQMISNRADWTISRQRTWGVPIIIFYDQDKNPVLDPELFDHVINLVSEHGTDIWWEKTTDELLVPKYQNKGFTREMDIMDVWFDSGVSSIAVNIDSELESPYDLYLEGIDQYRGWFNSSIISSVAYKGLSPYKNIVSHGFVLDGKGEKMSKSKGNIISPLDVVKERGADILRLWVANSEYSNDVNISKEILDQNAEIYRKIRNTIKFLLGNLNNYQYQQTELTGIHELINQQLISLKHEVYKAYDEFKFINVIKLLNNYIVDLSGFYLSITKDILYVRKINDPERLMVLYNIYNILDFLILALAPILPTTAEEAYSHFNKVEKLDSVFYETFNKDIPEVNQSIIDSFNEFFELKDTVNALIDAEIKKGTFKRSNEAIVYIPLSEAMQQLDLKTLLMVGKIENSQQTSVAKFESVKCPRCWNHFEESSIQQELCPVCYDVIINN encoded by the coding sequence ATGGATTATAAAAAAACTTTAAATATGCCTGAAACTAATTTCGATATGAAGGCTAATTTAACGACAAAAGAACCATTGTTTAGACAAATGTGGTTAGACAAAGAGGTGTACAAAAATATATTAAAGCTTCGTAAACACGGACCTAAATTTATTCTTCACGACGGTCCGCCTTATGCTAATGGTGATTTACACGTAGGACATGCTTTAAATAAAATATTAAAGGACATTGTTGTTAGATATAAAACCATGTCAGGTTTTTATTCACCTTTTAAAGCAGGTTGAGACACACATGGATTACCAATCGAACATAGAATGCTTACTGAAATGCAAATTGATAAAAGTGAACTAGATCCTGTTATTTTAAGAAAAAAAGCAGCTGAATATGCACTAAGTCAAGTAAAAAAACAAAAAGAACAATTTAAAAGTTTACAATTACTATCAGACTTAGAAGATATCTATGTAACTTTAGATAAAAAATATGAAACAAAACAATTAGAAGTGTTTAAAAAAATGGTGTTTGATGGTTTGGTTTATAAAGGTCTTAAACCTGTATATTGATCACCAACATCACAAAGTGCTTTAGCTGAAGCTGAAGTAGAATATCAAGACATTAAAAGCCCTGCTGTTTATGTAAGATGCAAAGTTAAAGATGCTACTAGCAACTTTATTTCATCAGGTGATTATTTGGTTATATGAACAACAACACCTTGAACTTTAATTGCCAACGCAGGAATTGCATATGGTGAAAATATAGAGTATTCAAAAGTTTTAATTAATAATGAATACTACATAATTGCGACTGAACTATTAGGAAACTTTATTACCAAATTAAAATCACCAGATTATCAAGTTGTTTCAACATTTAATGGTTCACATTTTGGTGAATTAACTTATACAAGCCCTGTTAACTTGAATATCAATCCTGTTGTACCAGGTCATCATGTAACAAGTGAAGCAGGTACAGGTTTAGTTCATATTGCACCTTTATTTGGTGAAGATGACTTTTTAATTGGACAAAAATTTAATTTAAACAAACTAATGCACGTTGCTGATGATGGAACTATTGAAAATAGTAATACACAATTTGATGGAATGTTTTATTTAGATTCAAACAAAGCAATTTCAGAATTTTTAGGTTCAGAAGTAGTTGCTTTTGAATGAATCAAGCATGCTTATCCACACGATTGAAGAACACATAAACCTATTATTTTTAGAGGAACACCGCAATGATTTGTTTCAATTGATAAAATTAGACAACAAATTTTAAATCAGATTGAAAACAATGTTAACACATATCCTGACTGAGCTAAAAAACGTTTAGCGCAAATGATTTCAAACCGTGCAGATTGAACGATTTCAAGACAACGTACTTGAGGTGTGCCAATCATCATTTTCTATGATCAAGATAAAAATCCTGTTTTAGATCCTGAATTATTTGATCACGTAATAAATTTAGTTTCAGAACATGGAACAGATATTTGATGAGAAAAAACAACTGATGAATTATTGGTACCTAAATATCAAAATAAAGGTTTCACTCGTGAAATGGACATTATGGATGTTTGATTTGATTCAGGAGTTTCATCAATTGCTGTTAATATTGACTCTGAGCTAGAATCTCCATATGATTTATACCTTGAAGGAATTGATCAATACCGTGGATGATTTAACTCATCAATCATTAGTTCAGTAGCATATAAAGGCTTAAGTCCTTACAAAAACATAGTTTCTCACGGATTTGTTTTAGACGGAAAAGGTGAAAAAATGTCTAAATCAAAAGGAAACATAATCTCACCTTTAGATGTAGTTAAAGAACGTGGTGCTGATATTTTACGTCTATGAGTAGCTAATTCAGAATATTCAAATGATGTTAATATTTCGAAAGAAATCTTAGACCAAAATGCTGAGATCTATCGTAAAATCCGAAATACAATTAAATTCCTGCTTGGTAATTTAAATAATTATCAATATCAACAAACTGAATTAACCGGTATACATGAACTAATTAATCAACAGTTAATTTCATTAAAACATGAAGTTTATAAAGCATATGATGAATTTAAATTTATTAATGTAATTAAGTTGCTAAATAACTATATAGTTGATTTATCAGGATTCTACTTATCAATTACAAAAGATATTTTATATGTAAGAAAAATTAATGATCCTGAAAGATTAATGGTTTTATATAACATATATAACATTTTAGATTTCTTAATTCTAGCTTTAGCACCAATTTTACCAACAACAGCAGAAGAAGCATATTCACACTTTAATAAAGTTGAAAAATTAGATTCAGTATTTTATGAAACATTTAACAAAGACATTCCAGAAGTAAATCAATCAATAATTGATTCATTTAATGAATTCTTTGAACTAAAAGACACTGTAAATGCCCTAATTGACGCAGAAATTAAAAAAGGTACTTTTAAACGTTCTAATGAAGCAATTGTTTATATTCCATTAAGTGAAGCAATGCAACAATTAGATTTAAAAACATTATTAATGGTTGGAAAAATTGAAAATTCTCAACAAACATCAGTTGCTAAATTTGAATCTGTAAAATGCCCTAGATGTTGAAATCACTTTGAAGAATCATCTATCCAACAAGAGCTTTGTCCAGTTTGTTATGATGTAATCATTAATAACTAA
- the deoC gene encoding deoxyribose-phosphate aldolase — MNYNQMIDHTYLKPEATKKDIDKLIAEAKQYQFKTICVNSTWVRYAKEQLEGSGVGITSVVGFPLGAMITQAKAFETKLAIEHGADEIDMVMNIGRFKQGDYESVLNDIKKVKEACKDHVLKVIIETALLSEKEIEEATKIVMKSGAEFIKTSTGFSFRGANLRDIEIMKQTAGDTLLIKAAGGISNLDDLIAMQNAGASRFGTSRSVAIIEGKEAKGGY; from the coding sequence AGCAACTAAAAAAGATATTGATAAATTAATTGCTGAAGCAAAACAATATCAATTTAAAACAATTTGTGTTAACTCAACTTGAGTTAGATACGCAAAAGAACAACTAGAAGGAAGTGGTGTAGGAATTACATCAGTTGTTGGTTTCCCACTAGGTGCTATGATTACTCAAGCTAAAGCTTTTGAAACAAAATTAGCTATTGAACATGGTGCTGATGAAATTGATATGGTTATGAATATCGGGCGTTTTAAACAAGGGGATTATGAAAGTGTTTTAAACGATATTAAAAAAGTTAAAGAAGCATGTAAAGATCATGTTTTAAAAGTTATTATCGAAACAGCATTGTTGAGTGAAAAAGAAATTGAAGAGGCAACCAAAATTGTTATGAAATCAGGTGCTGAATTCATCAAAACATCTACTGGTTTTTCATTCCGTGGAGCAAACTTAAGAGATATCGAAATCATGAAACAAACTGCTGGAGACACTTTATTAATTAAAGCAGCCGGAGGAATCTCAAACTTAGATGACTTAATCGCTATGCAAAATGCTGGTGCATCAAGATTTGGAACAAGCCGTTCAGTTGCAATCATTGAAGGTAAAGAAGCAAAAGGTGGTTACTAA